The following proteins are co-located in the Gorilla gorilla gorilla isolate KB3781 chromosome 7, NHGRI_mGorGor1-v2.1_pri, whole genome shotgun sequence genome:
- the LOC134759022 gene encoding small ribosomal subunit protein uS8-like encodes MNVLVDILRSIHNAKKRDKHQVLIKPCSRVIILFLTVMMKHGYTGESEIIDDYRAEKIVVNLTGRLNKYGVISPRFHVQLKDLEKWQHNLLPSDQFGFIVLTTSAGIMDHEEVRRRHTGGKILGFFF; translated from the coding sequence ATGAATGTCTTGGTTGATATTCTCAGGAGCATCCACAATGCTAAAAAGAGAGACAAACACCAGGTTCTTATCAAGCCATGCTCCAGAGTTATCATCCTGTTTCTCACTGTGATGATGAAGCATGGCTACACTGGTGAATCTGAAATCATTGATGATTACAGAGCTGAGAAGATTGTTGTGAACCTCACAGGCAGGCTAAACAAATATGGAGTGATCAGCCCCAGGTTTCATGTGCAACTCAAAGATCTAGAAAAATGGCAGCATAATCTGCTCCCATCTGACCAGTTTGGTTTCATTGTACTGACAACCTCAGCTGGCATCATGGACCACGAAGAAGTAAGACGAAGACACACAGGAGGGAAAATCCTGGGATTCTTTTTCTAG